The following coding sequences are from one Paenibacillus sp. FSL R5-0912 window:
- a CDS encoding NAD-dependent epimerase/dehydratase family protein: MTKALVTGATGFLGQHTVSRLVKLGWEVYGQGRNPELGRRLEKKGAVFLPGDLRDADTADRACQGMDFVFHCAALSSPWGKYREFYTCNVEATSHIAEGCKRQGVGRLIHISTPSVYSSQLHRVGIRESDPLPGKPANAYAATKLMAEQVVEQVAKSGLTAFMLRPRAIFGPMDNALFPRLLAANKTKGVPLMNDGTARIDLTCVENVIDAMLLCCEAPLSASGRAYNITNGEPVMFRDLVTRLFSLLDIPLHTRRLPYAAAYAAAGMMEGIHRLLPFLGEPLLTRYSAAALGISQTLDISEAKEQLGYHPRVTLDEGLRAFAEWWREQQ, encoded by the coding sequence ATGACAAAAGCACTGGTGACAGGGGCGACCGGCTTTCTCGGGCAGCATACAGTAAGCAGACTGGTTAAGCTGGGCTGGGAGGTCTACGGGCAGGGACGGAATCCGGAGCTTGGGAGGCGGCTTGAGAAGAAAGGAGCGGTATTCCTCCCCGGGGACCTGCGCGATGCTGACACAGCAGACCGCGCCTGTCAGGGGATGGATTTCGTATTCCACTGTGCTGCGTTGTCTTCGCCTTGGGGGAAATACCGGGAGTTCTATACATGCAACGTGGAAGCGACTAGCCATATTGCCGAGGGATGCAAGCGGCAGGGTGTAGGGCGGCTGATTCATATCTCTACACCAAGCGTGTATTCCAGCCAGCTTCACCGCGTTGGAATCCGGGAGAGTGACCCGCTGCCCGGGAAGCCGGCCAATGCTTATGCCGCGACGAAGCTTATGGCTGAGCAGGTAGTGGAGCAGGTAGCGAAAAGCGGGCTTACGGCATTTATGCTCCGGCCAAGAGCCATCTTCGGCCCGATGGACAATGCCCTCTTCCCGCGGCTGCTGGCAGCGAATAAGACCAAGGGAGTTCCGCTGATGAATGACGGAACAGCAAGGATCGATCTCACCTGTGTGGAGAACGTAATTGATGCCATGCTGCTCTGCTGCGAAGCCCCGCTCTCTGCGTCCGGGCGGGCCTATAACATAACCAATGGTGAGCCGGTCATGTTCAGGGATCTGGTGACCAGATTGTTCTCCCTGCTTGATATTCCTCTGCACACCAGGCGGCTGCCGTATGCCGCCGCTTATGCCGCTGCGGGGATGATGGAAGGCATACACAGGCTGCTGCCGTTCCTGGGAGAACCGCTGCTCACCCGCTATTCGGCAGCCGCGCTGGGAATCTCCCAGACGCTGGATATTTCGGAGGCCAAGGAGCAGCTTGGCTATCACCCGCGCGTGACATTAGATGAAGGTCTTCGTGCCTTCGCGGAATGGTGGAGGGAACAGCAATGA
- a CDS encoding MBL fold metallo-hydrolase, giving the protein MITEIPVKLSILSAGYCLHPELLTLRGGSLKPALFPAGYTLIWHPQHGPILFDTGYSARFFQETARLPASLYRRITPVVYTDEESAARRLQEGGIAPEDVRYVVLSHFHADHIGGVQDFPQAKFIYLRKSYDAVSRLGPVRATKAGFLPGLLPEDFNVRSLPVDEYSATRQLPAGLPFTEAYDLLGDGSLLAVEMSGHAAGMIGMFVSTGEHDYLLCADTVWSSRAFRENRKPHPAAGLIMSSRAEYKQNFHRLRQIHERFPDIRIVPSHCREALALWGTGSVK; this is encoded by the coding sequence ATGATTACTGAGATACCAGTTAAATTATCCATATTGTCTGCAGGATATTGCCTGCATCCCGAGCTGCTGACGCTGCGGGGGGGTTCCCTTAAGCCCGCTCTTTTCCCGGCAGGCTATACCTTGATCTGGCATCCGCAGCATGGGCCCATCCTGTTCGATACGGGGTATAGTGCCCGGTTCTTTCAGGAAACGGCGCGTCTGCCGGCCTCACTCTACCGCCGGATTACGCCAGTAGTGTATACAGATGAAGAGAGCGCTGCGCGGCGGCTCCAGGAAGGCGGGATTGCTCCGGAGGATGTGCGTTATGTTGTGCTGTCGCATTTCCATGCGGATCATATCGGCGGGGTGCAGGATTTCCCGCAGGCGAAGTTTATCTATTTGCGTAAATCATACGATGCCGTAAGCAGACTGGGTCCGGTCCGGGCAACAAAGGCAGGATTTCTGCCGGGACTGCTGCCAGAGGACTTCAACGTCCGTTCGTTGCCCGTAGATGAGTATTCGGCTACGCGCCAGCTGCCGGCCGGACTTCCGTTCACGGAGGCGTATGATCTGCTTGGAGACGGAAGTCTGCTGGCGGTGGAGATGTCAGGCCATGCCGCCGGTATGATTGGCATGTTCGTCTCCACCGGGGAACATGATTATCTGCTCTGCGCGGATACGGTCTGGTCCAGCCGGGCGTTCCGCGAGAACCGCAAGCCGCATCCGGCAGCCGGCCTGATTATGTCCAGCCGCGCGGAATACAAGCAGAATTTCCACCGGCTGCGCCAGATCCATGAGCGGTTTCCGGACATCCGGATCGTACCGAGCCATTGCCGCGAGGCGCTTGCGCTCTGGGGAACGGGAAGTGTGAAATGA
- a CDS encoding F390 synthetase-related protein, producing MRLVITHYILTKWGRRWKNRAELEQWQELRIRRHVDKVRENSRFYKELWGGIPAAEWRKFPVIEKSLMMEKFDDLNTVGITKEQAFAEAYDAENSRDFKPTLQGVTVGLSSGTSGSRGIFLVGEEEQAAWTGTVLAKLLPGGLWRRARIAFFLRANSNLYESVKQGRLQFQYFDLLEPLPQLLARMEQYQPDIWIAPPSMLRLLAEAQHSGVLNLQPRRIIAVAEVLDPLDQQHIERTFGQRVHQAYQCTEGFLGSTCSHGTLHLNEDIVHIEKEILDKESRRFVPVVTDFSRSVQPIIRYRLNDILTEAAEPCPCGSLFTAIERIEGRCDDILYLPHASDGQMVTVFPDFITRAVLAASAEIEHYRVIQHSLLELEISYRTRPGSAEDMEPLIAGELSRLFTRLSCIPPQLEFTAYSFTPGRQKLRRVERGWKL from the coding sequence ATGAGGCTAGTCATAACACATTATATTCTCACCAAATGGGGCCGGCGCTGGAAGAACCGCGCAGAGCTGGAGCAGTGGCAGGAGCTGCGCATCCGGCGCCATGTGGACAAGGTAAGGGAGAACTCCCGGTTCTATAAGGAGCTGTGGGGAGGCATTCCGGCGGCTGAATGGCGGAAGTTTCCTGTGATAGAGAAGTCACTGATGATGGAAAAATTCGATGATCTGAATACGGTGGGCATTACGAAGGAACAGGCTTTTGCCGAAGCCTATGATGCGGAGAACAGCAGGGATTTCAAGCCTACCCTTCAAGGCGTCACGGTTGGTTTGTCCTCGGGAACCTCGGGCAGCCGGGGGATCTTTCTGGTCGGAGAAGAGGAACAGGCAGCCTGGACAGGCACCGTGTTGGCCAAGCTTTTGCCTGGAGGACTGTGGAGACGTGCGCGGATTGCCTTTTTCCTGCGGGCGAACAGCAATCTGTACGAATCTGTGAAGCAGGGCCGTCTGCAGTTCCAGTACTTCGACCTGCTGGAGCCGCTTCCGCAGCTCCTGGCCCGGATGGAGCAGTATCAGCCGGATATCTGGATCGCGCCGCCTTCCATGCTGAGACTGCTGGCTGAAGCGCAGCATTCAGGCGTTCTGAATCTGCAGCCGCGTAGAATTATCGCTGTAGCTGAAGTGCTGGACCCGCTGGACCAGCAGCATATTGAACGTACTTTCGGGCAGAGGGTGCATCAGGCATATCAATGCACTGAGGGCTTTCTTGGCTCCACCTGCAGTCATGGGACACTGCATCTCAATGAGGACATCGTACATATTGAAAAAGAAATCCTTGATAAGGAATCCCGTCGGTTCGTACCGGTTGTGACCGATTTCTCCAGATCCGTGCAGCCGATTATCCGCTACCGGCTGAATGATATTCTGACCGAAGCGGCTGAGCCTTGTCCCTGCGGTTCGCTGTTTACAGCGATCGAGCGGATTGAAGGCCGCTGTGACGATATCCTGTATCTGCCGCATGCTTCAGACGGCCAAATGGTCACGGTATTTCCGGATTTCATCACCCGGGCAGTGCTGGCAGCCTCTGCTGAAATTGAGCATTACCGGGTTATCCAGCATAGCCTGCTTGAGCTGGAGATCTCGTACCGCACACGGCCGGGCAGCGCGGAAGATATGGAGCCGCTGATTGCCGGCGAGCTGTCACGTCTGTTCACGCGGCTGTCCTGCATTCCTCCGCAGCTGGAATTCACAGCGTACAGCTTCACCCCCGGCAGGCAGAAGCTGCGCCGGGTGGAGAGGGGCTGGAAGCTGTGA
- a CDS encoding GNAT family N-acetyltransferase, whose amino-acid sequence MNSRVIQYDRHSVDQLEWPDTEYGRYARDYIIPLLERETEYYISNVHTIVKVLTVDGIPVPVTVNDGNYDNSYVCSPYTHYVSYAREELALLNNRMLEGALSIMLRGMGWLLRQGRFNRVIQVNNWLLSTNLYPALSAGQLTELLEYLRQAYPGYTIIYRSLSMETSGDLIGSLRGYGCKLVPSRQIYLLQQNSAGSKARWLVKRDRSLLAKHGYTEVSPAEITPEDIPRIVELYRLLYIDKYSAYNPQFTEAFIALALERGTLQVYGLRQGQEGRLDAVLGFYERDGAMTAPLFGYDTALPQSVGLYRMLSAVLIGLAGSRSLLLHESSGVGQFKRNRGAVAAIEFSAVYDRGTTWLNRCGWSFLELLLRRIGMPLIQKLKL is encoded by the coding sequence GTGAACAGCAGAGTCATTCAATATGACCGCCATTCGGTGGATCAGCTGGAGTGGCCGGATACAGAATATGGGCGGTATGCCCGCGATTATATTATTCCGCTGCTGGAACGGGAAACGGAATATTATATCTCCAACGTCCATACCATCGTTAAGGTGCTGACTGTGGACGGGATCCCGGTTCCGGTTACAGTCAATGATGGCAATTATGATAATTCATATGTGTGTTCCCCTTATACGCATTACGTCAGTTATGCGCGTGAGGAGCTTGCTCTGCTGAACAACCGGATGCTTGAAGGCGCATTGTCAATCATGCTAAGGGGAATGGGCTGGCTGCTGAGGCAAGGCAGGTTCAACCGGGTGATTCAAGTTAATAACTGGCTGCTGTCCACCAATCTCTATCCTGCGCTCAGCGCCGGGCAGCTGACGGAATTACTGGAGTATCTCCGTCAAGCCTATCCCGGCTATACGATTATCTACCGCTCGCTCAGTATGGAGACTTCAGGAGACCTCATCGGCAGTCTGCGCGGGTACGGCTGCAAGCTGGTGCCAAGCCGGCAGATTTATCTGCTGCAGCAGAACAGCGCCGGCTCCAAAGCCAGATGGCTCGTTAAACGCGACCGGAGTCTGCTGGCCAAACACGGGTACACCGAAGTATCCCCGGCTGAAATTACACCGGAGGATATTCCCCGGATTGTGGAGCTGTACAGGCTGCTGTACATTGACAAGTATTCGGCGTATAACCCGCAGTTTACAGAAGCTTTCATTGCCTTGGCACTGGAGCGGGGGACGCTGCAGGTCTATGGGCTGCGGCAAGGACAGGAAGGAAGGCTGGATGCGGTACTTGGCTTCTATGAGCGGGATGGCGCAATGACAGCGCCGCTCTTCGGCTATGACACGGCTCTGCCCCAGTCTGTGGGACTCTACCGTATGCTGTCTGCTGTTCTGATCGGGCTTGCCGGAAGCCGCAGTCTACTGCTGCATGAGAGCTCCGGTGTAGGCCAGTTCAAGCGCAACCGGGGAGCGGTGGCCGCTATAGAATTTTCTGCTGTATATGACCGGGGTACTACCTGGCTGAACCGCTGCGGCTGGTCATTTCTGGAGCTGCTGCTCCGGCGGATCGGCATGCCGCTGATTCAGAAGCTGAAGCTGTAG
- the pgsA gene encoding CDP-diacylglycerol--glycerol-3-phosphate 3-phosphatidyltransferase: MNLANRITLFRILLIPLFIALFPIYPQALISKSVILQHLEIHGVFYAALVFIVASLTDKLDGYIARKYNQITNLGKLLDPLADKLLIAAALILMVSLHLIASWIAFVILAREIIMMGIRIAASAQRIALSADRYGKWKMVLQVAAISAILLNNAPFSLFTSFPVGQTLLYGALAMTVYSGYNYIKNNYLLLQLGH; this comes from the coding sequence ATGAATCTCGCTAACCGTATCACCTTATTCCGGATACTACTGATTCCTTTGTTCATTGCACTCTTTCCTATCTATCCGCAAGCGTTAATCAGCAAATCGGTGATCCTGCAGCATCTTGAAATACATGGTGTTTTTTATGCGGCCTTGGTCTTTATAGTGGCTTCCTTAACGGACAAGCTGGACGGGTATATCGCAAGAAAATATAATCAGATCACAAATCTCGGAAAATTGCTTGATCCTCTGGCAGATAAGCTGCTCATTGCTGCTGCGTTGATCCTGATGGTAAGCCTGCATTTGATCGCCTCTTGGATTGCTTTTGTAATCCTGGCGAGGGAAATAATAATGATGGGCATCCGGATCGCCGCTTCAGCGCAACGGATAGCTCTCTCAGCTGACAGATACGGCAAGTGGAAAATGGTGCTGCAGGTTGCGGCCATCTCGGCAATCCTGTTGAATAATGCTCCGTTCAGCCTGTTCACTTCTTTTCCGGTCGGCCAGACACTGCTGTATGGAGCTTTGGCCATGACGGTATACTCCGGTTATAACTATATTAAGAACAACTATCTATTACTGCAGCTTGGACATTGA